A genomic stretch from Vibrio neptunius includes:
- a CDS encoding DUF2391 family protein produces the protein MSLNFNAQDASQIFVGAFALAVPIAFSEEAWRLGETLPSVKLWWLFALSMVFLALYTYESVFQRDISQRRAVFVFRIVTAYVMAACVVALVLYCLDKLPVLEQPWVAFKRVIVITMPASMGAIVVDSFDKE, from the coding sequence GTGAGCCTAAACTTTAATGCGCAAGACGCTAGCCAAATATTTGTTGGTGCTTTTGCCCTTGCTGTCCCGATCGCCTTTTCAGAAGAAGCATGGCGTTTGGGCGAAACCTTACCTAGTGTCAAGCTGTGGTGGCTGTTCGCTCTCTCCATGGTGTTTTTGGCGCTCTACACTTACGAAAGTGTGTTTCAAAGGGACATATCGCAGCGACGTGCGGTGTTTGTTTTTCGCATTGTCACTGCTTATGTGATGGCAGCGTGTGTTGTCGCCTTGGTATTGTATTGTTTAGACAAGCTGCCCGTACTTGAACAGCCTTGGGTTGCTTTCAAGCGGGTCATCGTTATCACTATGCCAGCCTCTATGGGGGCCATCGTCGTTGATAGTTTCGACAAAGAGTGA
- a CDS encoding starch-binding protein: MKKTTFIALAVSSGLALSTVTHAATPKTAFVHLFEWGWEDIATECETFLGPKGFAAVQVSPPNTTLSGNQWWTRYQPVSYAFNSRSGDRAQFQSMVQRCKAAGVDIYLDAVINHMAAWNRSFPDVPYSSNDFHTCTGSDIDYSNRWQVQNCDLVGLNDLKTESEYVRQKIADYMNDAISMGVAGFRIDAAKHIPASDIEAIKNKLNGNPYLFQEVIGAASEPVKPSEYAHIGQVTEFDFARRVGPAFRNSNIASLRHIGQQLELSSDTAVTFVTNHDEERHNPNGPIWHGVSGNGYYLANIFTLAYPYGYPKVMSGYFFGGDFDAGPPSQGVHSGDACGFNGGSWVCEHQWRGIANMVAFRNHTAAEWKVTDWWQNGNDQIAFGRGGLGYVVINKRHDSPLSQRLYTGLPDNVYCNIIDADYNQQTGQCLGAPDAKGPTTITVSGGYADFSVAGDHAAALHVGAVVGNTCTDCDPDTDPDPVTEQEICFDNAQHFASPTLYYWNVSADSTIDNATWPGVVMQRKNGVYCHDFGQPISRAQVIFSDQGAQQTDDLTASQGAFCYASGSWVSLSQCSQAGNDVWYFRGTPNQWGLTQLSYDAATQKYVTIQSFSGEESPARFKIDNGSWTDAYPSTDYLVSDHTSYRISFDSDTKVITVTEQN; this comes from the coding sequence ATGAAAAAAACAACCTTTATAGCACTGGCTGTGAGCTCAGGTCTTGCTCTCAGCACAGTGACCCATGCTGCCACCCCAAAAACTGCTTTTGTTCACCTGTTCGAATGGGGCTGGGAAGACATCGCCACAGAATGTGAAACCTTTCTTGGGCCAAAAGGGTTCGCGGCGGTGCAAGTGTCACCACCGAACACAACGCTATCAGGCAACCAATGGTGGACACGTTATCAGCCAGTCAGTTATGCGTTCAACAGCCGAAGCGGCGACCGTGCCCAGTTTCAAAGCATGGTTCAGCGCTGCAAAGCGGCTGGTGTCGATATCTATCTAGATGCCGTGATTAACCATATGGCGGCTTGGAACCGCTCGTTTCCGGATGTACCCTACAGCAGTAACGACTTCCATACTTGTACCGGTAGCGATATTGACTACAGCAACCGCTGGCAAGTGCAAAACTGTGATTTGGTCGGTCTCAATGATTTGAAAACGGAGTCGGAATATGTCCGCCAAAAGATAGCCGACTACATGAATGACGCCATTAGTATGGGGGTCGCGGGTTTTCGTATTGATGCGGCCAAACATATCCCTGCCAGCGATATTGAGGCAATAAAGAACAAGCTCAACGGCAATCCCTATCTATTTCAAGAAGTTATTGGAGCCGCCTCCGAGCCAGTTAAACCATCCGAGTACGCGCACATTGGTCAGGTGACCGAATTTGATTTTGCACGACGCGTTGGGCCAGCATTTAGAAATAGCAACATCGCGAGCCTTCGTCATATCGGACAACAGCTCGAGCTATCAAGTGATACTGCCGTCACCTTCGTGACCAACCACGATGAAGAAAGACACAACCCTAATGGTCCTATCTGGCATGGTGTATCAGGCAATGGGTATTACTTAGCCAATATCTTCACACTGGCTTACCCCTATGGTTATCCGAAAGTGATGTCGGGCTACTTCTTTGGAGGAGATTTTGATGCAGGCCCACCAAGTCAGGGGGTGCATAGCGGTGATGCTTGTGGTTTCAACGGCGGAAGTTGGGTCTGTGAACACCAATGGCGAGGTATCGCCAACATGGTCGCATTTCGAAACCACACAGCGGCAGAATGGAAAGTGACCGATTGGTGGCAAAACGGCAACGACCAGATTGCCTTTGGGCGTGGAGGTCTTGGCTACGTGGTGATCAACAAACGCCATGACAGCCCTCTGTCTCAACGTTTGTACACTGGCCTCCCTGACAATGTCTACTGCAACATCATTGATGCGGACTACAACCAACAGACTGGACAGTGTTTAGGTGCACCAGATGCGAAAGGGCCAACAACGATAACCGTCAGCGGTGGCTATGCAGACTTCTCAGTTGCTGGCGATCACGCTGCTGCTCTTCATGTAGGCGCAGTGGTAGGAAATACCTGTACAGACTGTGATCCGGACACAGACCCCGATCCCGTTACTGAGCAGGAGATCTGTTTTGATAACGCCCAACACTTTGCGTCGCCAACGCTTTACTATTGGAATGTCAGCGCAGACTCGACTATCGACAACGCAACATGGCCAGGAGTTGTGATGCAGCGTAAAAACGGCGTGTATTGCCACGACTTCGGTCAACCCATCAGTCGTGCTCAGGTTATCTTTAGTGATCAGGGGGCGCAACAAACGGACGATCTGACAGCATCTCAAGGAGCATTCTGCTATGCTTCCGGCAGCTGGGTATCGCTCAGTCAGTGTAGCCAAGCTGGCAATGATGTGTGGTATTTTCGTGGCACTCCCAACCAATGGGGCCTCACTCAATTAAGCTACGATGCCGCCACCCAGAAGTATGTCACGATCCAGTCATTCAGTGGAGAGGAGAGTCCGGCCCGTTTTAAAATTGATAACGGTAGTTGGACAGACGCATACCCTAGCACTGATTACCTTGTCAGCGATCACACCTCCTACCGGATTTCATTCGATAGCGACACCAAAGTGATCACCGTCACCGAGCAGAACTGA
- a CDS encoding cupin domain-containing protein has protein sequence MKKLTEVTLVKRDDIPSIRTIEVDGVEHWLGHVKDFMKQPHLLDFLPDDNRVSMAWVRLEAGEELEPHIHPVESMILMCEGGARTTGDVEADMAAGDALLVPPGRLHGFKGAEPNGFWGLSLQFDSRGLYEDYSDPWATFLPEQVEKFLSGTVGAQLITRNEAYMERFDKHKLFALVNRGLLDHPQTKAKFLDCFQVWSDHFQRMVIARASTMTEKTFEHMTMSHLEDELGHNRQLKANRDDFAEVFDPVLEAASNWFVSQMHTASELEKVVLVHLVVEASAVFFYQHVKPALADSSTHAHFDLHSVLDDEHVRMGYEFIETVDVDDGQALFDIQNKGWAMLMTVMSRIADLTVYANNARQEAEPSQERHDETLA, from the coding sequence ATGAAAAAACTCACGGAAGTAACCCTGGTCAAGCGCGACGATATTCCTTCGATTCGTACCATTGAAGTAGACGGCGTCGAGCATTGGTTAGGACATGTCAAAGATTTTATGAAGCAACCCCATTTGCTCGATTTCTTGCCGGATGACAACCGAGTCTCCATGGCTTGGGTACGCCTAGAAGCGGGCGAAGAGCTTGAACCCCACATTCATCCGGTCGAATCGATGATCTTGATGTGTGAAGGTGGTGCGAGAACAACTGGCGATGTTGAAGCTGATATGGCGGCTGGCGATGCCTTACTGGTGCCACCGGGACGCTTGCACGGATTTAAAGGAGCTGAGCCGAATGGGTTCTGGGGTTTATCCTTACAGTTTGATAGCCGCGGTTTGTATGAAGATTACTCCGACCCTTGGGCGACATTTTTGCCTGAGCAAGTCGAAAAATTTTTGTCTGGGACTGTTGGCGCACAGTTGATTACACGCAACGAAGCTTATATGGAACGTTTTGACAAGCATAAGCTGTTTGCGCTGGTCAATCGAGGGCTGCTTGATCACCCTCAAACCAAAGCTAAGTTCCTTGACTGCTTTCAAGTTTGGTCTGATCACTTTCAGCGAATGGTTATTGCCCGTGCTTCGACAATGACGGAAAAAACCTTTGAGCACATGACGATGTCACATTTGGAAGATGAACTGGGTCACAATCGCCAATTGAAAGCTAACCGTGACGACTTTGCAGAAGTCTTTGATCCAGTGCTGGAAGCCGCCAGTAACTGGTTTGTCAGTCAGATGCATACCGCGAGTGAACTGGAAAAAGTGGTCTTGGTTCATTTGGTAGTTGAGGCTTCGGCTGTGTTCTTTTATCAACATGTTAAGCCCGCTCTTGCTGATTCTTCGACCCACGCTCATTTCGATCTGCACAGCGTATTGGATGATGAACATGTTCGTATGGGGTATGAGTTCATCGAAACAGTCGACGTCGATGATGGACAAGCTCTGTTTGACATCCAGAACAAAGGCTGGGCAATGCTAATGACAGTGATGTCACGCATCGCCGATTTGACGGTTTACGCCAACAACGCGCGCCAAGAAGCCGAGCCGTCTCAGGAGCGTCACGATGAAACCTTGGCCTAA